One Alnus glutinosa chromosome 3, dhAlnGlut1.1, whole genome shotgun sequence genomic region harbors:
- the LOC133863672 gene encoding uncharacterized protein LOC133863672: MLSDHILYFRQRLGVWELTDKFTEAETMEKTTVKKKEIPGRSLIDLVFSWSIKDVLNENHFKSQVKKIPLTFSSPREYMNSFYIPLLEETHADMLSSMSMLSRAPVRRIVSVRKSKQHKDPEDLLYFVTLEREFRTKIGPYQPMVGDLIALTDVRRPTCINELDRPYLLAFVQSTREYMGSVILSILSSRPISFEEPKSKKRETLYAVCLMNMTTNIRIWRALKNSELEGANLNIIQQVLHPKSADAENRSICLSEENCSTAFADARARILSSELNDSQKAAVVSCLVNRESSKQSTVKLIWGPPGTGKTKTVGMLLFSLLKMNCRTLTCAPTNTAVLEVTQRLLKNVAESVEYDDSCALGDIVLWGNGQRMNISNHHGLLDVFLDNRVDALRNCLASPSGWVNTLQSMICFLNDPQGQYSLYLKNRDDDGINRNQGKEMIDDQSSIDKKSKKMLKKVIVKALNENKSKKKRKEKIPKHEEKESGDGSSQEKEKKCDNPLTLEEFVQRRFNSIEVSLKDYLVNLSTHLPTSCISLEVVKKMRKALDLLKSFGTLLHTVSAIDKGLEIVLSKKLGRSRHGHLEKLSIVRKECVCILRSLPKKFPRLPKSSNRFAIKKFCLEKACLIFCTVSSSAKLHTEKMTPLEMLVIDEAAQLKECESTIPLQLPGLRHAILIGDERQLPAMVKSKVSEAAKFGRSLFQRLALIGHWKDLLNVQHRMHPSISLFPNREFYHNKILDGHNVKERIYERRFIQGKMYGSYSFINVAHGKEEFDDSHSLKNMAEAAVVSQIVACLFKESVRTNAKVRVGIISPYNAQVNVIGEKLKKYNTDCNGNFSVSVRSVDGFQGGEEDVIVISTVRCNKNGEVGFLSNRQRANVAITRARHCLWIVGNGATLDESGSVWMDIVIDAKKRGCFFDAYEDESLAKAMTGAMEHDHIDILLNNDSFLFRKTRWKVFFSDDFLGSLSRVKNPVLCKELVSLLTNLANGWRRPERKKKLFAHDGTSSQLLEQYKLSGSLILVWNVDILKQNSNYIQILKMWGIVSLSQMPKLANLLDILFGRYTEAKMNRCKHKCFDGSLVVPMSWPIHSSSCSKVDGVRSLSEELASLSLSGDSKTSTTSGNNLKSTTKGSVITHTWRRKMPGFE; the protein is encoded by the exons ATGCTAAGCGATCATATTCTCTATTTTAGACAGCGTCTGGGAGTTTGGGAATTGACTGACAAATTTACAGAAGCTGAAACGATGGAGAAGACTAcggtgaagaagaaagaaattccTGGCAGAAGCCTCATAGATTTGGTGTTCTCTTGGTCTATCAAGGATGTTCTCAATGAGAATCATTTCAAATCCCAG GTGAAAAAGATCCCACTGACATTCTCATCGCCCAGAGAATACATGAATTCATTCTATATTCCACTTCTCGAGGAAACACATGCTGACATGTTGTCAAGCATGTCAATGCTGTCTCGCGCGCCTGTTCGTAGAATAGTTTCTGTACGAAAATCAAAACAACATAAAGATCCTGAAGACCTTTTATACTTTGTTACACTGGAGAGAGAATTTAGGACTAAAATTGGGCCATATCAGCCTATGGTTGGAGACCTCATTGCGTTAACAGATGTAAGACGACCAACATGCATTAACGAATTAGATAGACCCTATCTTCTTGCTTTTGTCCAAAGCACAAGAGAATATATGGGTTCTGTTATACTCTCAATATTATCCTCAAGGCCCATCTCTTTTGAAGAACCAAAGAGCAAGAAGAGAGAAACTCTTTATGCCGTTTGTTTGATGAACATGACCACCAATATCCGTATTTGGAGAGCACTGAAGAACTCTGAGCTGGAAGGAGCGAACTTGAACATCATTCAACAAGTGCTGCACCCTAAATCTGCT GATGCTGAAAATCGCTCTATCTGCCTTTCTGAAGAAAATTGCAGCACTGCCTTTGCAGATGCGAGGGCTAGGATCCTCTCTTCTGAATTAAATGACTCCCAAAAAGCAGCAGTTGTTAGCTGTTTGGTTAATAGGGAGTCCAGCAAACAGAGTACTGTCAAACTAATATGGGGTCCTCCAGGGACCGGGAAAACCAAGACGGTCGGTATGTTGTTATTCTCTCTTCTTAAAATGAATTGCAGAACGCTTACATGTGCCCCGACCAATACTGCAGTCTTGGAAGTGACACAGAGGCTTCTAAAGAATGTTGCAGAGTCAGTTGAATATGATGATAGTTGTGCGCTTGGAGATATTGTTTTGTGGGGAAATGGGCAGAGAATGAATATTAGTAATCATCATGGCCTTCTCGACGTGTTCCTTGACAACCGAGTTGATGCTCTAAGAAATTGCTTGGCCTCACCTTCTGGTTGGGTAAATACTTTACAATCAATGATTTGTTTCCTCAATGACCCTCAAGGGCAATACAGCTTATACTTGAAAAACAGAGACGATGATGGGATAAATAGGAATCAAGGAAAGGAGATGATTGATGATCAATCCTCGATAGACAAGAAGAGCAAAAAAATGTTGAAGAAAGTTATTGTTAAAGCcttaaatgaaaacaaaagcaagaaaaaacgGAAGGAAAAGATACCAAAGCATGAGGAAAAGGAAAGTGGGGATGGTTCTTcccaagagaaggaaaaaaaatgtgataatCCTCTGACGCTTGAGGAGTTTGTGCAGAGGAGATTCAATTCTATTGAAGTGAGTCTGAAGGATTATCTTGTAAATTTGAGTACCCATTTACCTACTTCTTGTATTTCATTAGAAGTGGTAAAGAAGATGAGAAAAGCTCTTGACTTGCTCAAATCTTTTGGAACTTTGTTGCATACTGTTAGTGCTATTGACAAAGGACTGGAGATAGTCTTGAGTAAAAAATTAGGAAGAAGCAGACATGGACACTTAGAGAAGCTAAGTATTGTGAGAAAAGAGTGTGTTTGCATACTCAGATCACTTCCTAAAAAATTCCCTCGTCTTCCAAAGTCTAGTAATAGGTTTGCGATAAAAAAATTCTGCCTGGAAAAAGCCTGTCTGATTTTCTGCACTGTATCAAGCTCTGCTAAATTGCATACAGAAAAAATGACTCCTCTGGAGATGCTGGTTATAGATGAAGCGGCTCAGCTAAAGGAATGTGAATCAACCATTCCCTTACAACTTCCTGGTCTCCGTCATGCTATTCTCATTGGGGATGAGCGGCAACTCCCTGCTATGGTTAAAAGCAAG GTTTCCGAGGCAGCTAAATTTGGAAGAAGTTTGTTCCAGAGGTTGGCATTGATAGGACACTGGAAAGACCTTCTCAATGTCCAGCATAGGATGCATCCATCCATAAGCTTGTTTCCAAATCGGGAGTTCTATCATAACAAGATTTTGGATGGCCACAATGTCAAAGAAAGAATTTACGAGAGGCGTTTTATTCAGGGTAAGATGTACGGCTCCTACTCTTTCATCAATGTAGCACATGGAAAAGAGGAATTCGATGATAGCCATAGTCTGAAAAACATGGCTGAGGCTGCTGTGGTGTCTCAGATAGTTGCATGCCTTTTCAAAG AATCAGTTCGCACAAATGCAAAGGTTAGAGTGGGCATCATCTCACCATACAATGCTCAAGTAAACGTAATTGGTGAGAAGCTCAAAAAGTACAATACAGATTGTAATGGCAACTTCTCCGTCAGTGTTCGCTCTGTTGATGGGTTCCAGGGGGGTGAGGAGGATGTGATAGTCATCTCTACTGTCAGATGTAACAAAAACGGAGAAGTGGGTTTTCTATCCAATCGCCAAAGAGCAAATGTGGCAATAACCCGTGCAAG GCATTGCCTTTGGATAGTGGGTAATGGAGCGACTCTCGATGAGAGTGGCTCTGTTTGGATGGATATAGTCATTGATGCCAAGAAACGGGGCTGTTTCTTCGATGCCTATGAAGATGAGAGCTTGGCTAAGGCTATGACAGGAGCCATGGAACATGATCACATTGACATTTTACTTAACAacgattcttttcttttcagaaaGACAAGATGGAAG GTCTTCTTCAGCGATGATTTTTTGGGATCTCTGTCACGAGTTAAAAACCCTGTACTTTGTAAGGAATTAGTTTCTTTATTGACAAATCTTGCAAATGGTTGGCGTCGGccagagaggaagaaaaagctctTTGCACATGACGGAACTTCTTCCCAATTATTAGAGCAGTACAAGTTGAGTGGGTCGCTGATTCTTGTTTGGAATGTAGACATTCTCAAGCAAAATTCCAACTATATTCAGATTTTGAAGATGTGGGGCATTGTGTCATTATCTCAAATGCCAAAATTAGCAAATCTTCTTGATATCTTGTTTGGGAGATATACAGAGGCCAAGATGAATCGCTGCAAACACAAATGTTTCGATGG